A region of Candidatus Dormiibacterota bacterium DNA encodes the following proteins:
- a CDS encoding NAD(P)-dependent oxidoreductase — MRGKTLFISGASRGIGLAIALRAARDGANVAIVAKTTQAHPKLPGTIFTAAAEIEAAGGRALPIQCDIRSEEQVEAAVAKTVERFGGIDACINNASAIALTGTLQTDMKRYDLMHSINTRGTFLCSKATIPHLLNASNPHILNMAPPLDMHPRWFAGHVAYTMAKYGMSMCTLGMAAEFKSKGIAVNSLWPLTAIDTAAVRNVLGGDGMAKLSRKPEIVADAAIAILGRPAADCTGNFFIDEEVLRAEGITDFAPYANDPSSPLVPDFFVPDEVLARSSTPLQRLPWS, encoded by the coding sequence ATGCGTGGAAAGACGCTCTTTATCAGCGGTGCGAGCCGCGGCATCGGCTTGGCGATCGCCCTGCGGGCCGCTCGCGACGGCGCTAATGTCGCCATCGTCGCAAAAACGACGCAGGCGCATCCGAAGCTCCCGGGCACGATCTTCACCGCGGCAGCGGAGATCGAGGCTGCGGGCGGCCGAGCGCTCCCGATCCAGTGCGACATTCGCAGCGAAGAACAAGTCGAGGCTGCGGTCGCTAAAACGGTCGAGAGGTTCGGCGGGATCGATGCATGCATCAACAATGCGAGCGCCATCGCGCTGACCGGGACGCTGCAAACGGATATGAAACGCTACGACCTGATGCACAGCATCAACACGCGTGGCACGTTTCTCTGCTCCAAGGCGACGATTCCGCACCTGTTGAACGCCTCGAATCCGCACATCCTCAACATGGCGCCGCCGCTGGACATGCACCCGCGCTGGTTTGCGGGACACGTCGCCTACACGATGGCAAAATACGGCATGTCGATGTGTACCCTCGGGATGGCGGCCGAATTCAAGAGCAAAGGCATCGCGGTGAACTCGCTCTGGCCGTTGACCGCGATCGATACCGCCGCCGTGCGGAACGTACTCGGTGGCGACGGTATGGCCAAGCTCTCACGCAAGCCCGAAATCGTCGCCGACGCCGCGATAGCGATTCTCGGCCGGCCGGCCGCGGATTGTACCGGCAATTTCTTCATCGACGAAGAAGTGCTTCGCGCCGAGGGCATCACCGATTTCGCGCCCTATGCAAACGACCCGTCCTCGCCGCTCGTCCCCGATTTCTTTGTGCCCGACGAAGTCCTTGCGCGCTCGTCGACGCCGCTCCAACGATTGCCGTGGTCATGA
- a CDS encoding enoyl-CoA hydratase-related protein, which translates to MNEQILYAKTGAVATIRLNRPEKKNALTTAMYATLSEAIADAARDADVRAIALLGGNDFTAGNDIADFVASGGMGDDPPPVRFLRALGDCPKPIIAGVRGAAIGIGTTMLMHCDAVVLGDSVKMAMPFTKLGLVPEGGSSVLLPLIAGRLRAWWLLLSSETFGADEAMRVGLATRVVADEETDATALSMCEQLAKLPPKAVANAKRMLKEPFAELVRTTMDEEFRAFAEALRGDEARAALTSFLQR; encoded by the coding sequence ATGAACGAACAGATTCTCTATGCCAAAACGGGTGCGGTTGCGACGATTCGCTTGAATCGCCCCGAAAAGAAAAACGCCCTCACCACCGCGATGTATGCGACGTTATCCGAAGCGATCGCCGACGCCGCGCGCGATGCGGACGTACGCGCGATCGCGCTGCTCGGCGGCAACGATTTCACCGCCGGCAACGACATCGCGGATTTCGTCGCGAGCGGCGGAATGGGCGACGACCCTCCGCCGGTGCGCTTCCTGCGCGCGCTCGGCGACTGCCCGAAACCGATTATCGCGGGCGTACGGGGCGCCGCGATCGGGATCGGCACGACCATGTTGATGCATTGCGATGCGGTCGTCTTAGGCGATTCTGTGAAGATGGCGATGCCGTTCACCAAACTCGGCCTCGTGCCCGAGGGCGGCTCGAGCGTGTTGCTGCCGTTGATTGCGGGACGCTTGCGGGCATGGTGGCTGCTGCTCTCGAGCGAAACGTTCGGCGCCGACGAAGCGATGCGCGTTGGGCTCGCGACGCGCGTGGTTGCCGACGAAGAGACCGACGCGACGGCCCTCTCGATGTGCGAACAATTAGCGAAGCTCCCGCCGAAGGCGGTTGCCAATGCAAAACGCATGCTCAAGGAACCGTTTGCCGAGCTGGTTCGCACGACGATGGACGAGGAGTTTCGCGCTTTTGCCGAGGCTTTGCGCGGCGATGAGGCTCGGGCCGCGCTGACGAGCTTTCTGCAACGGTAG
- a CDS encoding HutD family protein encodes MPIRRIARAAYRRAPWKNGYGTTLDIAIAPGSEPAWRVSLASIERAGPFSDFTGYDRTIVVVSGNGCVLRFDDDEAVTLEALRPYAFRGERAVSADLQDGPVEALNVMSKRIECAHRVGLHRPGAPLLRSHGALVSLLYVLDSDEAGDTVIDPSDSADLARYGIDIVVDRLAEPLA; translated from the coding sequence GTGCCCATACGGCGTATAGCGCGCGCGGCCTACCGTCGCGCGCCATGGAAAAACGGCTACGGTACCACCTTGGATATCGCGATCGCTCCGGGAAGCGAGCCTGCGTGGCGTGTCTCGCTCGCGAGCATCGAACGGGCCGGCCCGTTTTCGGATTTTACGGGATACGATCGTACGATCGTCGTCGTCAGCGGGAACGGGTGCGTGCTGCGATTCGACGACGACGAAGCCGTAACGCTCGAGGCTTTACGGCCCTACGCGTTCCGCGGAGAGCGGGCGGTTTCGGCCGACCTCCAAGACGGACCGGTCGAGGCGTTGAACGTGATGTCCAAGCGTATCGAGTGCGCGCACCGGGTCGGCCTCCATCGTCCCGGCGCACCGTTGCTGCGATCGCACGGAGCGCTGGTGTCGCTGCTCTACGTGCTCGATTCTGATGAGGCGGGAGATACCGTCATCGATCCATCCGATTCCGCCGATCTTGCTCGATATGGTATCGATATCGTCGTGGACCGGCTAGCGGAACCCCTCGCGTAG